One Dermatophagoides farinae isolate YC_2012a chromosome 6, ASM2471394v1, whole genome shotgun sequence genomic window carries:
- the LOC124493691 gene encoding DNA topoisomerase 2-alpha — MILSPLARKIFSPLDDPLLTYEYEGNRKMEPKCFVPIIPMVLVNGVEDSTSIFKSKVPKHNPRDIVDNIRRMLRNEEPLEMNPWYKNFKGTVVKVEPMKYIISGEVAKLDEQTIEITELPIGTCIEDYKETILEPMLHGTGKSPALINDYQEYHTDTTVKFVVKMNKNALEKVMRDGIHKKFKLQTSLSISSMFLFDQNDDIKKYESPLDILREFFTMRMDFYVRRKKYYEAMFEAELLKLENQVRFILELDEKKIITKNTKKKEYIKLLIEQKYDSDPVKAWHDTTSNNENENVEDGDKMPETEEEKKYDFDYLIDMTIRTMIKGRVEELMKKRDAKKSELEELKRSTPKKLWEKDLDSFVEEYERLEKNEIQKKSAWISNLADIYKPSVHAVRIEPKIDFEKYQSKKERVKKSNNNKEETKNDDGDTDVDAVEGLSKNLNLQTTIDYGQTNDSKMKKDVEIEKKKTVAATSSTSNEKQKSNESDNEIVGNSAKTIAN, encoded by the exons ATGATATTAAGTCCTTTGGCaaggaaaatattttcaccaTTGGATGATCCATTATTGACTTATGAGTATGAAGGTAATCGAAAAATGGAACCCAAATGCTTTGTTCCAATCATTCCAATGGTTTTAGTTAATGGTGTCGAAGATAGTACTTCCATTTTTAAGAGTAAGGTTCCTAAACATAATCCACGAGATATCGTTGATAACATTAGACGAATGCTTCGTAATGAAGAACCTTTGGAAATGAATCCATGgtataaaaatttcaaaggTACCGTGGTGAAAGTGGAACCAATGAAATATATCATTAGTGGTGAAGTTGCCAAATTGGATGAACAAACTATCGAAATTACGGAATTACCAATTGGCACCTGTATTGAGGATTATAAGGAAACAATTTTGGAACCAATGTTACATGGTACGGGAAAAAGTCCTGCActcatcaatgattatcaagAATATCATACCGATACCACTGTCAA atttgttgttaaaatgaataaaaatgcatTGGAAAAAGTAATGCGAGATGGCAtacataaaaaattcaaattacaaACTTCTCTGTCAATTTCatcgatgtttttgtttgatcaaaatgatgatattaaaaaatatgaatcacCTTTGGATATTTTGCGAGAATTTTTCACTATGCGTATGGATTTCTATGTTCGACGCAAGAAATATTATGAAGCTATGTTTGAAGCTGAACTATTAAAACTTGAAAATCAAGTACGTTTTATTTTGGAAttagatgagaaaaaaatcattacgaAAAATActaagaaaaaagaatatataaagcttttgattgaacaaaaatatgattCGGATCCTGTGAAAGCATGGCACGACACGACgtcaaataatgaaaatgaaaacgttGAAGATGGTGATAAAATGCCTGAAACGGAAGAGGAGAAGaaatatgattttgattatcttATCGATATGACAATTCGAACAATGATAAAAGGAAGAGTTGaagaattaatgaaaaaacgtgatgcaaaaaaatcgGAACTAGAAGAACTTAAACGTTCCACGCCAAAAAAGCTTTGGGAAAAAGATTTGGATTCATTCGTTGAAGAATATGAAcgtttagaaaaaaatgaaattcagaaaaaatcaGCTTGGATTTCAAATTTGGCCGATATTTATAAACCAAGTGTACATGCTGTTCGTATTGAACCAAAAATAGATTTCGAAAAATATCAGTCGAAAAAAGAACGggtaaaaaaatcaaataataataaagaagaaacaaaaaatgatgatggcgatacGGATGTAGATGCGGTGGAAGGCCTGTCAAAAAATCTAAACTTACAAACGACAATTGATTAtggacaaacaaatgattcaaaaatgaaaaaagatgttgaaattgagaaaaagaaaacagtAGCCGCCACATCATcg acttcaaatgaaaaacaaaaatctaatgaatctgataatgaaattgttggCAACTCGGCAAAAACTATTgcaaattaa